One Notolabrus celidotus isolate fNotCel1 chromosome 18, fNotCel1.pri, whole genome shotgun sequence DNA window includes the following coding sequences:
- the cby1 gene encoding protein chibby homolog 1 isoform X1 codes for MEDLKRSLRMPLFGNTFSPKKTPPRKSASLSSLHTLDRSTREVELGLEYGPPVMNIGGQSWKFDEGQWLTESGGNASGREMQRLKKRNVQLEEENNLLKLKIELLLDMLTETTVEYHLMEKEVEGMKTQHRRKK; via the exons ATGGAG GACCTGAAAAGATCTCTAAGGATGCCACTCTTTGGAAACACATTCAGTCCGAAGAAGACTCCACCTCGCAAATCTGCATCCCTGTCCAGCCTCCACACG CTGGATCGTTCAACAAGGGAAGTAGAGCTAGGTCTTGAGTATGGCCCCCCTGTGATGAACATTGGAGGTCAAAGCTGGAAATTTGATGAGGGACAATGGTTAACAG AATCAGGTGGCAATGCTTCTGGTCGGGAAATGCAGCGActtaagaaaagaaatgtccagcTGGAGGAAGAGAACAACCTTCTAAAACTAAAGATTGAACTTCTCTTGGACATG TTAACTGAAACAACTGTGGAGTACCACCTGATGGAGAAAGAAGTGGAAGGTATGAAGACTCAACATCGACGGAAGAAATGA
- the LOC117829743 gene encoding myb-like protein X: MAEQDTLTQEMAEINILKEEAIKKQEDLLEENEELKHELSLKKCLDQENEELKHELSLKKCLDQENEELKEKIKTSQEAFIAELQLAKQNHILLQQHYQALRVAYQKLGETYQTQVVTVRNQAVNLQNQLKKQVQSNANRKREDQWLIRKLKTDLKALRGKTTVTIISQKKYFLKIIEGLSNQLNSLREIREKYDDLKEEYNIRQEEFNAELQLEKQKNVLLQEDHESLRESYIELSKKYEAVIITLQQWAEEVSQQGLAIQVQDKPEDSEINSTETATTLTPQEEPEAVTPVSETETPVSETETPATETETPVSETATPATETETPDTETETPDTETVTPVSETATPATETASPATETETPATEIETPVSETATPATETATPAKPFWKRVRHLLGLRKPKSWKKKEQKPTSTLHSHRPP; the protein is encoded by the exons ATGGCTGAACAGGACACCCTCACACAAGAGATGGCAGAGATCAACATCCTGAAGGAAGAGGCCATCAAGAAGCAGGAGGATCTCTTGGAGGAGAATGAGGAGCTGAAAC ATGAACTCAGCCTCAAGAAATGTCTTGACCAGGAGAATGAGGAGCTGAAACATGAACTCAGCCTCAAGAAATGTCTTGACCAGGAGAACGAGGAGCTGAAAGAGAAGATCAAAACCAGCCAGGAAGCGTTCATTGCTGAGCTCCAGCTAGCAAAACAGAACCACATCCTCCTCCAACAGCACTATCAGGCTCTAAGAGTTGCATACCAGAAGCTCGGTGAGACGTACCAAACACAGGTCGTCACTGTAAGaaatcaggctgtaaaccttCAAAACCAGCTGAAGAAGCAAGTCCAGTCAAATGCAAACAGGAAGAGGGAAGACCAGTGGCTCATCAGGAAGTTAAAAACTGACCTGAAAGCCctcagaggaaaaacaacagTGACCATTATCTCCCAGAAAAAATACTTCTTGAAGATTATAGAGGGGCTGAGCAATCAGCTCAACTCTCTGAGAGAAATTCGAGAGAAATATGACGACCTGAAAGAGGAATACAATATCAGACAGGAGGAGTTCAACGCTGAGCTTCagctagaaaaacaaaaaaatgtgcttcTCCAAGAGGATCACGAGAGCCTCAGAGAGTCGTACATAGAGCTCagtaaaaaatatgaagccgTGATCATTACTCTCCAACAGTGGGCTGAAGAGGTCAGTCAGCAGGGACTAGCCATCCAAGTCCAGGATAAGCCAGAGGACTCAGAGATCAACAGTACTGAGACCGCAACGACCCTCACGCCCCAGGAAGAGCCTGAAGCAGTGACTCCAGTCAGTGAGACAGAGACTCCAGTCAGTGAGACAGAGACTCCAgccactgagacagagactccagTCAGTGAGACAGCGACTCCAgccactgagacagagactccagacactgagacagagactccagACACTGAGACAGTGACTCCAGTCAGTGAGACAGCGACTCCAGCCACTGAGACAGCGTCTCCGgccactgagacagagactccagCCACTGAGATAGAGACTCCAGTCAGTGAGACAGCGACTCCAGCCACCGAGACAGCGACCCCAGCCAAACCGTTCTGGAAAAGGGTCAGACATCTTCTGGGTTTGAGGAAGCCAAAGTCctggaagaagaaggagcagaAGCCTACATCAACTCTTCACTCCCATCGCCCCCCATAA
- the LOC117830259 gene encoding phospholipase B-like 1 isoform X3 has protein sequence MESHNKTRPPSSWPGTWKAISLLGVCHRQMFHHYHNMYPQLIKDEKVLNPLKRFLSKQDQWAREQVKLRRASDPLWKHLGLILAQLDGLHAGAAQWAKSKHREPLSAFALQFLNGVGDLLDLVPALTPRSNSSTGGGAFRIPGMGHCTALIKVLPGFENLLFGHSSWYTYAATMRIYKHWDFKVSDTPFANGKMSFSSYPGFLMSLDDFYLLGSGLLMTQTSIDVFNVTLLSQFSPHSLLAWQRVRLANSLAHSGEEWAQIFSKYNSGTYNSQYMVVDLSRVALGHSIRSGALTVVEQIPGKVLHSDQTQALRRGYWPSYNIPFHVEIYNLSGYGVMWKRYGEDFSYDLCPRAKILRRDQAKVFDLNTLKHMMRYNNYKRDRYSKGHPCKTICCRNDLRPRRPRPGGCYDTKVTDYQMAVQLVAEAINGPTTQGGLRPFSWQSFNLSSHQGLPHTYNFPFITMRPTLHHP, from the exons ATGGAGTCGCACAACAAGACGAGACCACCTTCTTCCTGGCCGGGTACCTGGAAGGCTATCTCACTGCTGGGTGTGTGTCACAG ACAAATGTTCCATCACTACCACAACATGTACCCTCAACTCATAAAGGACGAGAAGGTATTGAATCCCCTGAAAAGATTTTTAAG CAAACAGGACCAGTGGGCCAGAGAGCAGGTGAAACTGAGGAGAGCCAGTGACCCCTTGTGGAAGCATCTGGGACTGATCCTAGCCCAGCTGGACGGACTCCATGCCGGGGCCGCACAGTGGgccaaaagcaaacacagagag CCTCTATCAGCATTTGCACTTCAGTTTCTGAATGGTGTCGGCGACCTCCTGGATCTTGTCCCAGCTCTGACACCTCGCTCCAACTCCTCCACAGGCGGCGGGGCTTTCAGGATTCCAGGAATGGGCCACTGCACTGCTCTCATTAAG GTGCTTCCTGGCTTTGAGAACCTGCTGTTTGGACACTCGAGCTGGTACACATATGCAGCCACCATGCGCATCTATAAACACTGGGACTTCAAGGTGTCTGACACACCCTTTGCCAATGGAAAGATGTCGTTCAGCAGCTACCCTG gaTTCCTCATGTCTTTGGATGACTTCTACCTTCTTGGGAGCGGCTTGCTGATGACTCAGACGTCCATAGATGTCTTCAACGTCACTCTGCTCTCCCAGTTCAGCCCTCACAGCCTGCTGGCCTGGCAGAGAGTCCGTCTGGCCAACAGCCTGGCACACAGCGGAGAGGAGTGGGCGCAGATCTTCTCCAAATACAATTCAG GGACATATAATAGTCAGTACATGGTGGTGGACCTGAGTAGGGTTGCTCTGGGTCACAGTATCAGGAGTGGAGCTCTGACTGTGGTGGAGCAGATTCCTGGGAAGGTGTTGCACTCAGATCAGACTCAAGCTCTACGCAGAg GTTACTGGCCATCCTACAATATACCGTTTCATGTTGAAATCTACAACCTGAGCGGGTACGGAGTGATGTGGAAGAGATATGGCGAAGACTTCTCCTACGACCTCTGTCCGCGAGCCAAAATCCTCCGCAGGGACCAGGCCAAGGTGTTTGACCTGAACACCCTCAAACACATGATGAGATACAACA ACTACAAGAGAGACCGCTACTCTAAGGGCCATCCATGTAAAACCATCTGTTGCCGAAATGATCTGAGACCAAGAAGACCACGACCAGGGGGTTGTTATGACACCAAG GTGACTGACTACCAGATGGCTGTCCAGCTGGTTGCTGAGGCAATAAACGGCCCAACAACACAGGGGGGCCTGCGTCCGTTCTCATGGCAATCCTTCAACCTCTCAAGTCACCAGGGTCTCCCACATACCTACAACTTTCCCTTCATCACCATGAGGCCCACACTGCATCATCCATGA
- the LOC117830259 gene encoding phospholipase B-like 1 isoform X2 — MGRLGDQCRSWSRTTRRDHLLPGRVPGRLSHCWSEPEKVQNVSCFQEVLKAQRQMFHHYHNMYPQLIKDEKVLNPLKRFLSKQDQWAREQVKLRRASDPLWKHLGLILAQLDGLHAGAAQWAKSKHREPLSAFALQFLNGVGDLLDLVPALTPRSNSSTGGGAFRIPGMGHCTALIKVLPGFENLLFGHSSWYTYAATMRIYKHWDFKVSDTPFANGKMSFSSYPGFLMSLDDFYLLGSGLLMTQTSIDVFNVTLLSQFSPHSLLAWQRVRLANSLAHSGEEWAQIFSKYNSGTYNSQYMVVDLSRVALGHSIRSGALTVVEQIPGKVLHSDQTQALRRGYWPSYNIPFHVEIYNLSGYGVMWKRYGEDFSYDLCPRAKILRRDQAKVFDLNTLKHMMRYNNYKRDRYSKGHPCKTICCRNDLRPRRPRPGGCYDTKVTDYQMAVQLVAEAINGPTTQGGLRPFSWQSFNLSSHQGLPHTYNFPFITMRPTLHHP, encoded by the exons ATGGGGCGTCTTGGAGATCAGTGCCGGTCATGGAGTCGCACAACAAGACGAGACCACCTTCTTCCTGGCCGGGTACCTGGAAGGCTATCTCACTGCTGG TCTGAACCAGAAAAAGTGCAGAATGTATCTTGCTTTCAGGAGGTACTTAAAGCACAGAG ACAAATGTTCCATCACTACCACAACATGTACCCTCAACTCATAAAGGACGAGAAGGTATTGAATCCCCTGAAAAGATTTTTAAG CAAACAGGACCAGTGGGCCAGAGAGCAGGTGAAACTGAGGAGAGCCAGTGACCCCTTGTGGAAGCATCTGGGACTGATCCTAGCCCAGCTGGACGGACTCCATGCCGGGGCCGCACAGTGGgccaaaagcaaacacagagag CCTCTATCAGCATTTGCACTTCAGTTTCTGAATGGTGTCGGCGACCTCCTGGATCTTGTCCCAGCTCTGACACCTCGCTCCAACTCCTCCACAGGCGGCGGGGCTTTCAGGATTCCAGGAATGGGCCACTGCACTGCTCTCATTAAG GTGCTTCCTGGCTTTGAGAACCTGCTGTTTGGACACTCGAGCTGGTACACATATGCAGCCACCATGCGCATCTATAAACACTGGGACTTCAAGGTGTCTGACACACCCTTTGCCAATGGAAAGATGTCGTTCAGCAGCTACCCTG gaTTCCTCATGTCTTTGGATGACTTCTACCTTCTTGGGAGCGGCTTGCTGATGACTCAGACGTCCATAGATGTCTTCAACGTCACTCTGCTCTCCCAGTTCAGCCCTCACAGCCTGCTGGCCTGGCAGAGAGTCCGTCTGGCCAACAGCCTGGCACACAGCGGAGAGGAGTGGGCGCAGATCTTCTCCAAATACAATTCAG GGACATATAATAGTCAGTACATGGTGGTGGACCTGAGTAGGGTTGCTCTGGGTCACAGTATCAGGAGTGGAGCTCTGACTGTGGTGGAGCAGATTCCTGGGAAGGTGTTGCACTCAGATCAGACTCAAGCTCTACGCAGAg GTTACTGGCCATCCTACAATATACCGTTTCATGTTGAAATCTACAACCTGAGCGGGTACGGAGTGATGTGGAAGAGATATGGCGAAGACTTCTCCTACGACCTCTGTCCGCGAGCCAAAATCCTCCGCAGGGACCAGGCCAAGGTGTTTGACCTGAACACCCTCAAACACATGATGAGATACAACA ACTACAAGAGAGACCGCTACTCTAAGGGCCATCCATGTAAAACCATCTGTTGCCGAAATGATCTGAGACCAAGAAGACCACGACCAGGGGGTTGTTATGACACCAAG GTGACTGACTACCAGATGGCTGTCCAGCTGGTTGCTGAGGCAATAAACGGCCCAACAACACAGGGGGGCCTGCGTCCGTTCTCATGGCAATCCTTCAACCTCTCAAGTCACCAGGGTCTCCCACATACCTACAACTTTCCCTTCATCACCATGAGGCCCACACTGCATCATCCATGA
- the LOC117830259 gene encoding phospholipase B-like 1 isoform X1 has product MEKLTVKLFVLLTYLAAPMQTYQLQEATVFWEAAQKSVIVKEGLMETAGGAYGYFNDTLLLTGWGVLEISAGHGVAQQDETTFFLAGYLEGYLTAGQMFHHYHNMYPQLIKDEKVLNPLKRFLSKQDQWAREQVKLRRASDPLWKHLGLILAQLDGLHAGAAQWAKSKHREPLSAFALQFLNGVGDLLDLVPALTPRSNSSTGGGAFRIPGMGHCTALIKVLPGFENLLFGHSSWYTYAATMRIYKHWDFKVSDTPFANGKMSFSSYPGFLMSLDDFYLLGSGLLMTQTSIDVFNVTLLSQFSPHSLLAWQRVRLANSLAHSGEEWAQIFSKYNSGTYNSQYMVVDLSRVALGHSIRSGALTVVEQIPGKVLHSDQTQALRRGYWPSYNIPFHVEIYNLSGYGVMWKRYGEDFSYDLCPRAKILRRDQAKVFDLNTLKHMMRYNNYKRDRYSKGHPCKTICCRNDLRPRRPRPGGCYDTKVTDYQMAVQLVAEAINGPTTQGGLRPFSWQSFNLSSHQGLPHTYNFPFITMRPTLHHP; this is encoded by the exons ATGGAGAAGCTCACTGTCAAACTCTTCGTATTGCTGACATACTTGGCTGCACCAATGCAAACTTACC AGCTTCAAGAGGCCACCGTTTTTTGGGAGGCTGCCCAGAAAAGTGTGATCGTGAAGGAAGGGTTGATGGAGACAGCGGGGGGAGCCTACGGTTACTTCAATGACACTCTGCTCCTCACTGGATGGGGCGTCTTGGAGATCAGTGCCGGTCATGGAGTCGCACAACAAGACGAGACCACCTTCTTCCTGGCCGGGTACCTGGAAGGCTATCTCACTGCTGG ACAAATGTTCCATCACTACCACAACATGTACCCTCAACTCATAAAGGACGAGAAGGTATTGAATCCCCTGAAAAGATTTTTAAG CAAACAGGACCAGTGGGCCAGAGAGCAGGTGAAACTGAGGAGAGCCAGTGACCCCTTGTGGAAGCATCTGGGACTGATCCTAGCCCAGCTGGACGGACTCCATGCCGGGGCCGCACAGTGGgccaaaagcaaacacagagag CCTCTATCAGCATTTGCACTTCAGTTTCTGAATGGTGTCGGCGACCTCCTGGATCTTGTCCCAGCTCTGACACCTCGCTCCAACTCCTCCACAGGCGGCGGGGCTTTCAGGATTCCAGGAATGGGCCACTGCACTGCTCTCATTAAG GTGCTTCCTGGCTTTGAGAACCTGCTGTTTGGACACTCGAGCTGGTACACATATGCAGCCACCATGCGCATCTATAAACACTGGGACTTCAAGGTGTCTGACACACCCTTTGCCAATGGAAAGATGTCGTTCAGCAGCTACCCTG gaTTCCTCATGTCTTTGGATGACTTCTACCTTCTTGGGAGCGGCTTGCTGATGACTCAGACGTCCATAGATGTCTTCAACGTCACTCTGCTCTCCCAGTTCAGCCCTCACAGCCTGCTGGCCTGGCAGAGAGTCCGTCTGGCCAACAGCCTGGCACACAGCGGAGAGGAGTGGGCGCAGATCTTCTCCAAATACAATTCAG GGACATATAATAGTCAGTACATGGTGGTGGACCTGAGTAGGGTTGCTCTGGGTCACAGTATCAGGAGTGGAGCTCTGACTGTGGTGGAGCAGATTCCTGGGAAGGTGTTGCACTCAGATCAGACTCAAGCTCTACGCAGAg GTTACTGGCCATCCTACAATATACCGTTTCATGTTGAAATCTACAACCTGAGCGGGTACGGAGTGATGTGGAAGAGATATGGCGAAGACTTCTCCTACGACCTCTGTCCGCGAGCCAAAATCCTCCGCAGGGACCAGGCCAAGGTGTTTGACCTGAACACCCTCAAACACATGATGAGATACAACA ACTACAAGAGAGACCGCTACTCTAAGGGCCATCCATGTAAAACCATCTGTTGCCGAAATGATCTGAGACCAAGAAGACCACGACCAGGGGGTTGTTATGACACCAAG GTGACTGACTACCAGATGGCTGTCCAGCTGGTTGCTGAGGCAATAAACGGCCCAACAACACAGGGGGGCCTGCGTCCGTTCTCATGGCAATCCTTCAACCTCTCAAGTCACCAGGGTCTCCCACATACCTACAACTTTCCCTTCATCACCATGAGGCCCACACTGCATCATCCATGA
- the cby1 gene encoding protein chibby homolog 1 isoform X2: MPLFGNTFSPKKTPPRKSASLSSLHTLDRSTREVELGLEYGPPVMNIGGQSWKFDEGQWLTESGGNASGREMQRLKKRNVQLEEENNLLKLKIELLLDMLTETTVEYHLMEKEVEGMKTQHRRKK, translated from the exons ATGCCACTCTTTGGAAACACATTCAGTCCGAAGAAGACTCCACCTCGCAAATCTGCATCCCTGTCCAGCCTCCACACG CTGGATCGTTCAACAAGGGAAGTAGAGCTAGGTCTTGAGTATGGCCCCCCTGTGATGAACATTGGAGGTCAAAGCTGGAAATTTGATGAGGGACAATGGTTAACAG AATCAGGTGGCAATGCTTCTGGTCGGGAAATGCAGCGActtaagaaaagaaatgtccagcTGGAGGAAGAGAACAACCTTCTAAAACTAAAGATTGAACTTCTCTTGGACATG TTAACTGAAACAACTGTGGAGTACCACCTGATGGAGAAAGAAGTGGAAGGTATGAAGACTCAACATCGACGGAAGAAATGA